The genomic stretch ATTTTTTCTCCTTTCTATATTTCGTCAAATGTCGAAATGGGGTTTGTGTGTCAACTCTTTTCTTAAGTTTTTTTAAAAATGAAAAATGCACTTTATTTAACTGCATCAAATAAAATCGTGCTTGACCAAAAACAGAATGAATATTTTTTTACGATGAAAATTTTTCAGTTTAGGGAAAAAATAGAGTGTTAAAAAAAATAGAAGGAAATATGAAAAATAAAATTTTGATCTGCATTTTACTGTTTACTATTCAAACAATTTTTGCACTGGAATTTAATTCCATCATTATCAGTACAAATTGGTTGGAAGAGAATATTGATGAACCCGAATTATTGATCTATCATATAGGAGATAATTATGCGGAAGAGCATATTCCCAATGCTCATAATTTACAGTTGGACAGACTTTGCGATTATAATCGTAATGGCTTGGATTATGAAATGCCGGAAGTACAGGATTTACAACAATATCTAAGTGAGATGGGCGTAACGCAAGATTCCAAAATAGTACTGTATTATGAAAATGAAGCATATATTTCCGATGCTGCCAGAATTTATGTTACTCTCGATTATGCCGGATTATCCGATAATGTAGCTGTTCTGAATGGCGGATTGGCAAAATGGAAAAATGAAGAAAAGAAAACTACCCAAATTGTTCCTGATAATGTAAGTGGTGATATAGAAGTCGTTCTGAACGAAAGAATTATTGTGGATTCAGATTGGATTCTAAAAATGATGAATGAGAGTTATTTTTATTTAGTAGATGCGCGTCCGATGAGCTTGTATGACGGAACGGAAGAAAATACTGATTTTGTAAGAAACGGTCACATTTTGTATGCACTCAATATTCCTTTTTATGAAGTTCAGAAAGAC from Candidatus Cloacimonadota bacterium encodes the following:
- a CDS encoding sulfurtransferase, translated to MKNKILICILLFTIQTIFALEFNSIIISTNWLEENIDEPELLIYHIGDNYAEEHIPNAHNLQLDRLCDYNRNGLDYEMPEVQDLQQYLSEMGVTQDSKIVLYYENEAYISDAARIYVTLDYAGLSDNVAVLNGGLAKWKNEEKKTTQIVPDNVSGDIEVVLNERIIVDSDWILKMMNESYFYLVDARPMSLYDGTEENTDFVRNGHILYALNIPFYEVQKDEPVYELKDDFDLEQLFINNNIEPGSIIVTYCNTGYWASVIYLAAKAVNYEVYLYDASFQEWNRDESLPVMQPVEYEK